The window cgcaaactttttcagtgcacacgcaatttagtactctttatttaggatcttagtaaatcgggcccttagtgtgTGCCATAGTCAACTGAAGGCACACAAACTGTGACATGTGCCCTTTATGTGATGTTTATAGGTTAGAATTCTGACTGAGCTGTGGGGAGAAGCCTGAAATCAAGTGATTTGCTCTACtgtatgtggagaaaaaaagcttGGTTCTTATTTACTTCTTTTTGTGGAGGATGGGGTAAAAAAATCCCTTCATTCTTGCTTTCATGTCCAAATATGGTAATTTATAtctccaaaaaagaaaaatctaacaGTCAAAAGCCAAACATGAGGTTTTGCAATGGCAGCCCTCAAACAAACTATCATCCCTGGGGTTACACCCACCTCTTATCTGCAGTCTGTTACTGTGAGAGATGCTTGTCTTTTTTACTTGGATCTTGTAGCTTTAGCCTCTTTTAGCATGTATTTTGTATGCTTGTTATATGCTTTATAGAGATGTCATTACCAAATCAGCTGAAAACGTGATAAAAATCATTGAGGCAACATTTTGAGCATGGCTCGTGCTGCCAAATTTATTCACAGCTGATAAAATCTTCATTTAACAGATGTCATTTGGGCTTGAAAAGTGCACGCGTGCCAGCCTgcctttgtttgtgtgtgtctgagggCATAAATGGTTAATGGTCTGCATTTCAATCAGTCTTATCTCGGTTTACTAAACACCCAAGTGATACGTatgtgtgtctatatatatatatatatatatatatatatatatgtgtatgtatgtatgtatatatatatgtatatatatgtatgtatatatatgtatatatatatatatgtatatatatatatatgtatgtatgtatatatttatatatatgtatatatatatatacatatgtatatatatatatatatatatatgtatatatatatatatatatatatatatatatatatatatatatatatatatatatatatatatgtatgtatatatatatatgtatgtatatatatatatgtatgtatatatatatatatatatgtatatatatacatatatatgtatgtatgtatatgtatgtatatgtatgtatgtatgtatatatatatatatatatatatatatatatatatatatatatatatatatgtatatatatgtatatatatgtatatatgtatgtgtatatatatatatgtatgtgtatatgtgtatatgtatatgtatatatatatatatatatatatatatatatatatatatatatatattcctatATGTATACACACTGATAATTATACTGAGTTAGAAGCAAGACATACTTTAATGAATTCCCAGGGTCAGGGAACACAAAAAATAAGTtgacatgttttaaaaaaacgttttttggTGCCTTTGAGAATTATTAGGCAGGATGTGTCGATGTATTTACATGTACAGCCTCTTTATCCAAGTTGGTCATCAAAGTGAAAGGcggaaaaaaacaggaaaccCTCAAAACTATTTCTACACTGTGGGAAGATGTATTACTCAACAAGCAGTCTGTCATAGCACTGGTTTCTTGGGGATTAACAGTGGTGTAAGTTATTGGTTCAGCCCATTTACACTGAGTAAAGACATATTTCATAAGACTGGAATCTCCCCACAGTATAGCAGCTTGAGTACACTGGTTTAATGCTGGATTCAATTCCTCGTCTTTATTAGAAAGGCAAATATCAAACACAACTGCCCATCCATAAAATGTCTACACTGGCTAagctgcttttttgttttttgttctgatGGTGGTGTGATCGTATCAAATATTTAATGTTGGGGGGTGTGCCTCAGGAAACAGACACTGTGATCTcaacagtaggaatgggtgatattttaccgttcacgatagaccgtcaaaaaaattccccacggtaagaggaaggaaggaaggaaggaaggaaggaaggaaggaaggaaggaaggaaggaaggaaggaaggaaggaaggaaggaaggaaggaaggaaggaaggaaggaaggaaggaaggaaggaaggaaggaaggaaggaaggaaggaaggaaggaaggaaggaaggaaggaaggaaggaaggaaggaaggaaggaaggaaggaaggaaggaaggaaggaaggaaggaaggaaggaaggaaggaaggaaggaaggaaggaaggaaggaaggaaggaaggaaggaaggaaggaaggaaggaaggaaggaaggaaggaaggaaggaaggaaggaaggaaggaaggaaggaaggaaggaaggaaggaaggaaggaaggaaggaaggaaggaaggaaggaaggaaggaaggaaaaaaagaaagagaggaaggaaggaaggaaggaaaaaaagaaagagaggaaggaaggaaggaaggaaaaaagaaagagaggaaggaaggaaggaaggaaggaaggaaggaaggaaggaaggaaggaaaaaaagaaagagaggaaggaaggaaggaaggaaggaaggaagggagaaaacaaggaaggaaggaaggaaggaaggaagggagaaaacaaggaaggaaggaaggaaggaaggaaggaaggaaggaaggaaggaaggaaggaaggaaggaaggaaggaaggaaggaaggaaggaaaaaaagaaagagaggaaggaaggaaggaaggaaaaaaagaaagagaggaaggaaggaaggaaggaaggaaggaaggaaggaaggaaaaaaagaaagagaggaaggaaggaaggaagggagaaaacaaggaaggaaggaaggaaggaaggaagggagaaaacaaggaaggaaggaaggaaggaaggaaggaagggagaaaacaaggaaggaaggaaggaaggaaggaaggaaggaagggagaaaacaaggaaggaaggaaggaaggaaggaaggaaggaagggagaaaacaaggaaggaaggaaggaaggaaggaagggagaaaacaaggaaggaaggaaggaagggagaaaacaaggaaggaagggagaaaacaaggaaggaaggaaggaagggagaaaacaaggaaggaaggaaggaaggaaggaaggaagggagaaaacaaggaaggaaggaaggaaggaaggaaggaaggaagggagaaaacaaggaaggaaggaaggaaggaaaaaaagaaagagaggaaggaaggaaggaaggaaaaaaagaaagagaggaaggaaggaaggaaggaagggagaaaacaaggaaggaaggaaggaaggaaggaagggagaaaacaaggaaggaaggaaggaaggaaggaaggaaggaaggaagggagaaaacaaggaaggaaggaaggaaggaaggaaggaaggaagggagaaaacaaggaaggaaggaagggagaaaacaaggaaggaaggaaggaagggagaaaacaaggaaggaagggagaaaacaaggaaggaaggaaggaagggagaaaacaaggaaggaaggaaggaagggagaaaacaaggaaggaagggagaaaacaaggaaggaagggagaaaacaaggaagggaagaaggaaggagagagcagcaggaggaaggaaggaaggaaatgagcctgaaagaaagaaagaaagaaagaaagaaagaaagaaagaaagaaagaaagaaagaaagaaagaaagagaaagaaagaaagaaagaaagaaagaaagaaagaaagaaagaaagaaagaaagaaagaaagaaagaaagaaagaaagaaagaaagaaagaaagaaagaaagaaagaaagaaagattcccattgatgacgtttagtagcatttagtatcttttagatcagtgttttggctccaaagactgaatgtggtgatagatttataattacaaaggtggagttgaattggtattttttttatcgtcatttttatcgttatctggataaatgccagaaattatcgtgatacattttttagtccataccgcccatccctactcaaCAGTGTAATTGGGGGAATCGCTTTTAGCAAAATCTTCCTTTCAATAATTTGTGCTTCTTTCTCCTGTTCAGGCAAACGTCAGTCTGGTCGGTAGCATTGATGTGGAAAGGGTCACGACATTATCAAAGCAGTGTGTGGATGCCTTGAAGAGCCTGTGGAGAGACCCGGGGATTCAGGAATGTTACAGTCGGAAGAGGGAATACCAGCTCTCAGACTCGGCCAAATAGTGAGTGCAAACAGACTAATAATTCCTCCGACGTTGTCAAATAGCTCCTGGTGCTGCATTTGCCAGCCATCTCTTTCACGGACTCAGAACTTTAAGTTCAATTGTTTTTTCCATTTAAGGCCGTGGGCAAGAGGCTTGAAAGCAAACCCTTACAAATGTAactattgaataaataaatacattttcgtTTCTTGACTCTGCATTGTCTTCCTGTTTTATTAGTTATCTGAATGAATTGGACCGAATAGCTGACACTGCTTATCTGCCGTCCCAGCAAGATATCCTGAGGGTCCGGGTGCCCACGACGGGCATTATAGAGTACCCTTTTGACCTGGAGAAAGTGGTGTTCAGGTGGGTGTTTTActgcttttgtttttcctttacgtttgttttttaaatgtatttatactgGTCTAAATGGTTTCATTGCAGCAGCTGGTCAAAATTACAGACTGTGAATTTGGTCGTCACctgttatgtatttttttttttttttttttttttatctttctagaaaaaaaaaacaacatacaatgacaacatggacacaaataatcaaaaatacgaattatgcattacatatatatattatacattgtcccttttttttttttataaacacacagaactaagaacagagtctctgtagagttaaataaaaaataaacagatgagcctgttatgtattttataaataaaattattattattattattattatttgtattatttgtatttatttattatacctacagttagggctgggcgatatggccttttattaatatctcgatatttttaggccatgtcacgatacacgatatatatctcgatattttgccttagccttgaattaacacttggatgctacaatcacaccagtatgatgattatatatgtctacattaaagcattcttgttcatactgcattaatatatgctcattttaaactttcatgcaaaaagggagAATaggtcaaatttaccaaaactgtatttattaaacagttactaagtagtgagtggcacaaacataaaaagtgtaatttcaaaatagaaagtgcacgttgcatctctgactcttctggtcctggtttgacctggttttacctggttttaccagaaTGACCAGGTTtcaccaggatgagctgctctgagcagcaggggccccttagagcaggggttcttaacctttctgacgttggggcccaattttttcagtacagagtggcccggggcccattaaatataaacactgtatagcaggggtattcaactaaaactttaagaggtccatttagagaaaatttactcaagcgaaggtccagaacatcataatatatatatatatatatatatatatatatatatatatatatatatatatatatatatatatatatatatatatatattatgatgttctggaccttcgcttgagtaaatattttaattaagttttaataaagtatatatatatatatatgtgtgtgtgtgtgtgtgtgtgtgtgtgtgtgtgtgtgtgtgtgtgtatattcaagtagcctcatagttgtatcaacatctgcatctgactgttatattaaaaaaagtacatatttgccaattaacatgtttaacttgaattaaacatatatttttctcttaaaaataaagtagattttattttatttttcaaatgctatcttattttatttctctaccagcagtttgaatttccccttttctttgttaattgtctcaacacatttttatactaaattaatataaacacatcttaacaatttaacagttttgcagtttctctttcttcccctcttataatcttatgcccccactttctgttattcagtgagagaactgagctctaacttctcctgccaggactttaaatctgggctggatggtgtcaggttctcatatgcatgtggaggtgctcattgatgagcctgaaacgatatttagttttaattatgttcactgtggagaaagctgcttcacagctgtatgtggacatgggcaggatgttttaaaatggtcagtttatttttctgtgacttcagttcagacttgagtggatatgtttgatgaaaaactttgtgttttgtttcagtggcgttttactttcgcactttgaacgccacggtctctgaacgtatgagacactggttttgtcccagtgggaagactgaacaggatgaatttgtccattccgggttgcatatttaaaaatacagcgaggacaaaacttagtttgattttactttaagttatttacattaataagttgtcaggactcagtgtgtcgggattcatccgagcctgatcagctgcgacgggcacagcccgcaccgcagctctctggtcgcgctgcagcagttactttacgatgctttttcgaaagcccgaacagtccagtccagcagacacgacagcccacgcacatctaccatccttcagcagtaacgacggagcccaccgcccgagcggcagcctcagccgacctccccggccgcggggacgcgccgggataaatgagcacgccgcgctcgcttgctctgggcgcagacccaattaatcgatccctaatcctggcggatctaaacctactctgtgcaaaatgaaggattttctctgcaaagacacaccatttctcttactattacacgtacagctagccgagtgtcttcttctcctcatttggttgggagttgctatgcagtcctgcggccctcgcggcccacacgtacaaaactgaatttcttttggcggcccactagatggcgctcgcggcccaagtgtgggccgcggccctatggttaagaatcactgccttagagcacctttatattaaattgtaggtggagggactgcaatgttacggcgtagggtacgcggcgacgcgcacttacgccgtagctctgcgttggtgtaacgcgggaccataaatcagcctaaaggctcggctgcgcgtgCTCTCCACAGAGCCGTTCgcgtcgtgcgaggagaaaacgtcccctcccgtctttactaagccggttagctttgaaaagagtccaccgcgcgtagcaaccgcgcagatgagctcacggcgcaaacaggccgagtttgggaaagttaaagttaaagcggggAAGTGACCGGCGGTCCCGGAGAGCAGCACCGACACctgcagctggtcgggggccaatgataatgcacacacgacaccacgtgactgacatgtgtaacagggtgcgcttgttttatgtctcagagaaagagagatgagacgagagagcgagaaaagcctgtaatttaatgcccgcggctaaaagcaaatgcgtgaaaatttatactcgaatatgcacgatagagtcattttgtacatcgcacagagtagaagccgagatacatcggctatactcgatatatcgcccagccctacctacAGTGACACAGCTTGAGTAACTCAATAACAAATGATACACTCGAATAAATAACTGGAttccttaatttttttattacttgATGCATTGTTCAGTATACACAACTAAAAGATCTCTACGTCAATAGAGAACAATTCCCATAAAGAAATTATATTGTTGCAGTATATCATAATGATAGAAAGCCTGTTCTATATATTTCTAATGGAAAACTGAAGAGGAATTGGAGGAATAATTGGATTTTTGTGTTCTTGTGCACCTTACAGTCCATAACAGTCATAAATTGAGCCCTACTAACAGAGTGGGAGAGGGTTTTTTTACCGGCTAACGTTTAGTACAACTGGCAAAGAGAGTGAAACATATGAAAGCAACAGAAACGATGGAAAAAGAAGCTTACGGCAGGAATGGCTGGTGAAATCATAGCTTTTTGCATAGTAGCGTTGTTAGCTGTAATGtggcaaatatatatataatataaataaatgtaatataaataaacacttttttgtCATGCACTGGTCAAAGTAAACAAAAGCACTGTACATGTTATAATGGCaccataaaacaataaaaacatttttataaaagCAAACACTTGACTAACAAGTCAACAGACACATCACACTCTTAGCTGTTAGCATCCGGTGACTGTGATGCTAACGGACAAAGAACAGCCAGtcatagggctgtgcgattaatcgattttaaatctaaatcggatttattaatcaagacgatgttaaaaaaaggaaaatcagaaaatggattttccttttttgcagctggctgcattacagacagagctcgtctagtcatctttgtttggtcaagaaaattgtaaatgttgtcactttactaaactcaaggaggatttacagtatctttcaattgcacttcattcccaatagggaaatttgtttgctatttttcttatatagataaaataattgaaacaatttattccattgtcttttgtagttttacccaaaaaaattgaaattgaaatcgaaaatcgggttttcagagaaaaaaattgggattttatttttgtccaaaatcgcccgcCCTAGCCAGTCAGGTAAATTTACTTAACAAAGCTTACCTCGTTTGGGCTGCTCAAGCTGACACAGAAACCAACACATAAAATGCTAGTTTTAGCAGTTTTAACAGATCATGTTGCACTCAGACGGCAGAGATCAGGCAGAACACGGTCTAGCGTGTTCGTGTTATGTCTTAATGGACAATGAAGTGCTTTAAAACAAGTACAGGTAGAGATATTCCAGTACCAGTTTCTTTCTGATACCCATTCTGGACGATACTAAGGTATTGCTACCATGGCAGTGGTATTTTGTTAAATAACAAATTTaatgcctttttttaaataacttaatttgaagtagggctgggcgatatatcgagattttaatatatatcgatatattttcaaacgcgatatggtacgagacaatatcctttatatcgattttaatttctttttttttctttttatgattttgatatagcttattttgtgacaaattgacttgaatgttttatttgagatttgcacaaatgttttgtcatttgcacaactgtcaacctcagtggaaaagtctgcctgttactgtctacattgtattaattgcacagtgtattttaatttaattgttatgcaggaaagggatatttgttttattttattctagaagcatttttattctatgtgcaagcagtttatttttatttaatttgttttatacattttgatattgtgcagacctctgttaataaatgtacctgtatgacatttggcacgaggctttgtattaaaactgactgtttttttaagggtttgcctcagaaaaaaatgaagctaacagagatgctatgctataatgctttgggggaaaccccaattatagcacagaaaaaatatcgaaatatatcgagtatcgccatttagcaagaaaatattgagatatgacttttggtccatatcgcccagccctaatttgaaGCATATCTATTAACTAGAGAGCATGTTCAGTTACGCAGTGAAATCCAACATTTTCAGCACCGATTGGTCCCCTAGGacagttttgttttggttttagtCTGGAAACCACAGGCGTGCATAATGCATGTTGTATGCTGCAGTTTTCCTGGTCCGATTTTCCAGCTTCAAATACTAACAATGCTAGATAGCTAGCTCAGTCAAACAATGTAAATGTAGAACACGTAAATACTCAACCACATAATACCATTATTTTTGTTACTGTGAGTGTTTCCAATAGTGGTATTGAAATAACTCTAATGGCAAGTTTAATGAAAGGTCCCTCGCTCACTCACTTTCATCTTGTTTTGCAGTTTTGATTTAACAtatgataaaaattaaataaaagcagAGCCAAACTTTTAATTTTGTCTGCCTTTGATGTTGCTGCACCAACAGATGATTGttttataaatatgtatatactgtattggtTATATCATTGTATGTATAAGACATTACAAGATAATTGTGCCTGAACAGATTaagaaatcaaaataaaaaaaaaaaaatcctaaattCTGACATATTATGAActgtttgggattttttttaagacaaatCTTAATCTCAGAATGGGCTACATTATTATTTGTTACCCACAGTTAGGGCTCtgtgattaatcgattttaaatctaaatcggatttattaatcaaaaagatgttaaaaaaaagaaaatcggaaaatcgattttccttttttgcagctggctgcattacagacagagctcgtctagtctttgtttggtcaagaaaattgtaaatattgtcactttactaaactcaaggaggatttacagtatctttcaattgcacttcattcccaataggggaatttgtttgctatttttctttaaaaataacatttttgaaataatTTATTCCATtatcttttgtagttttaccaaaaaaatcgaaatcgaaaatcaggttttcagagaaaaaaaatcgggattttatttttgtccaaaatcacaCAGCCCTACCTACAGTGCATTTAAAGACTTAAATTATTTAATAATACTCAAATTTGTGTCTGCAGGATGGTGGATGTGGGTGGCCAGCGCTCTGAAAGGAGGAAATGGATTCACTGCTTTGAGAACGTGACGTCCATCATGTTCTTGGTAGCGCTCAGCGAGTACGATCAAGTTCTGGCTGAGTCCTCCAGCGAGGTGAGAAGCAGGCTGCTGCCTAAAAAGAGACTCTTACCCCATATCCAGAGTCGTTTAATGCTGTGCAAAGGATGAGAAAGAGGCTCACTTTGGGatattaaacagaaaaaaaaatcccagcgAAGGAAACAAAGACGAATTGTTTCCTTTGTTTAAAGCCAAATGTGTTAGGTGGAAATGACCCAGATTTCTGCAGTCTCTCTCCATTTAAAACCGTACTTTCCTTTGTGGCAGTGCACATTTTtcccctgcagggggcgctctttAGTCGCTATGTTAAGCACAAGGCACCTCTCAGCAAGGCTCACTCTCCCCTAAGAGATTAAAGCCAATTGAATTTGATCACAAGCACATGCACACAGGGGGAAAAAATGCTGAGGTTACTGTTGTCTTATGTCTTATTTAATGTTTCAGCTGTTGTTcatgtgtttttaaaagaatcGAATGGAGGAGAGCATGGCCTTGTTCAAAACAATCATATCCTACCAATGGTTCAAATACTCCTCAATCATCTTGTTTCTCAACAAGATAGATCTACTGGAGGAAAAAATCATAACTTCACATTTGGTTGACTACTTCCCTGAGTATGACGGTAAGAGGAAACATTTGAACACAAGATGAATAAACGCTATTCATCCTCGTACAGCTACAAAACATGAGCTCAtatgtagggatgggcggtatggactaaaagatttatcacgatcatttctggcatttatcccgataacgataaaaatgatgataaaaaaaataccacttcaacactttctttctttctttctttctttctttctttctttctttctttctttctttctttctttctttctttctttctttctttctttctttctttctttctttctttctttctttctttctttctttctttctttctttctttcaggctcatttctttctttctttctttctttctttctttctttttttctttctttctttctttctttctttctttctttctttcaggctcatttctttctttctttctttctttctttctttctttctttcaggctcatttctttctttctttctttctttcaggctcatttctttctttctttcttttttttctttcaggctcatttctttctttcttctttctttctttctttctttctttctttctggcttccttccttccttc of the Cololabis saira isolate AMF1-May2022 chromosome 11, fColSai1.1, whole genome shotgun sequence genome contains:
- the LOC133454954 gene encoding guanine nucleotide-binding protein G(q) subunit alpha-like is translated as MTLSSAGACCLSPEAKEARRINDEIERQLRRDKKESRREYKLLLLGTGESGKSTFIKQMRIIHGCGYSEEDRRGFTRLVYQNILTAMQAMIQAMDTLQIPFKYEYNEANVSLVGSIDVERVTTLSKQCVDALKSLWRDPGIQECYSRKREYQLSDSAKYYLNELDRIADTAYLPSQQDILRVRVPTTGIIEYPFDLEKVVFRMVDVGGQRSERRKWIHCFENVTSIMFLVALSEYDQVLAESSSENRMEESMALFKTIISYQWFKYSSIILFLNKIDLLEEKIITSHLVDYFPEYDGAQQDIQAVKEFILDMFVSLNPNEDKIIYSHFTCATNTDNIRFVFCAVKHHILQGNLENHNLV